The following proteins come from a genomic window of Homo sapiens chromosome 2 genomic patch of type FIX, GRCh38.p14 PATCHES HG2052_PATCH:
- the C2orf78 gene encoding uncharacterized protein C2orf78, which produces MHWLASATQTSASIVSSSLLSAVDVSSSLTMSEYFQNTSLPGTANSRQFSLPVVSNAAFLTGSISNFSRASAPAISSAWLQPSASGTSFQPLMGSAYLYQHSSTTMLSGVTGQSHICTSAASYPGVFEWDSTASTVKKSSSLRDFTVTVIDQNTAVSSMSMTAQYYKTSDTNTMVPLYPSLSASLVQGTLTQIPNQQGHNLSLPCQIGSQVYYYNQGTLGPQLSCLQSYGSVSYTGYRASAHQPEMVMVLKEVQPTNVLPPVSTSGMYYSVSSQPITETSVQVMETSLGMDTSLGLQSPSQTFCLPQTPEFSKSFSSRNTQTLESNPSPELGDISITPVQSPTNLLTLSPAPSQEKNENENLDEIKTNLSKPLDVHQILIGNQDPPLLPVEIPDIHPLLACIDPLGQEEQPGSENANLRNKSLSLEDQGIFENGIESSSDLADITTWVEDTYLPPIFSSLQDLDQPESPSAKKAKDTSAIKVNQVQEKSCVIKGHSDQVRKNKHKASEPIQGAPKAKIQPKNPECLLEREVVVGSATVSNSASVNKAKHSSNKPHKAASSRISKTKSHGQEKTKGNRKNSSKKSEESKQSGKKVKVEEKQTIPNMKRKKNQPELSQKTLKKPRSSLGMHMLESVQVFHALGKKIDMKTGFSSSRTLGSSSNTQNRQPFPALKPWLDIQHEGKGPEKIQVKAQKLDGSAEKECTSPSHSELPPPGKVKLIPLPFLTLDQPQARHVSRRPNPLASRRPAVAYPARPDSTNSAQSNAVNPSRPAPTNTSLTGPATPAQPISAKATQPSSANPTQPTVPQSAASRPSAYKTSSCSSLQREPVSTAVTSLRSLPKPQNQFLIQDFSLQPRPWRKPTVPEPVMSTPITEEQRPEREAMKRKAQQERENAAKYTSLGKVQFFIERERDMEIAEYYGYTI; this is translated from the exons AATATTTCCAAAATACGTCTTTACCTGGAACTGCAAATTCTCGGCAGTTCTCTCTTCCTGTGGTGAGCAATGCAGCTTTCTTAACAGGAAGCATCTCCAACTTCTCCAGAGCCTCTGCTCCAGCCATCAGCTCAGCATGGCTACAGCCATCAGCCTCTGGCACCTCCTTCCAGCCACTCATGGGCAGTGCCTACCTTTACCAACATTCTAGCACAACTATGTTGTCTGGGGTTACTGGCCAGAGCCATATCTGTACTTCAGCTGCCTCTTATCCAGGCGTTTTTGAGTGGGATAGTACAGCAAGCACAGTAAAGAAGTCATCCTCACTCAGGGACTTCACTGTGACTGTCATTGATCAGAACACAGCTGTCTCTTCCATGTCTATGACAGCCCAGTATTATAAAACTTCAGATACCAATACTATGGTCCCTCTGTATCCATCACTATCTGCCAGCCTTGTTCAGGGGACACTAACTCAAATTCCAAATCAGCAGGGCCATAACCTGTCACTTCCCTGCCAGATAGGAAGCCAGGTCTATTACTATAATCAAGGCACACTGGGGCCTCAACTATCCTGCCTGCAATCTTATGGCTCTGTGTCATACACAGGATATAGGGCTTCTGCCCATCAACCAGAAATGGTGATGGTGCTGAAGGAGGTTCAGCCCACAAATGTCCTACCACCAGTCTCTACTTCTGGGATGTATTACTCTGTGTCTTCTCAACCCATCACAGAAACCAGTGTTCAAG TGATGGAAACTTCCCTGGGGATGGATACTTCCCTGGGATTGCAATCTCCAAGCCAGACATTTTGTCTGCCACAAACTCCAGAATTCTCCAAGTCCTTCAGTAGCAGAAATACCCAGACACTTGAGAGTAACCCATCACCTGAGCTTGGGGACATTTCAATAACTCCAGTCCAGAGTCCTACTAATCTCTTGACACTGTCTCCAGCTCCAagccaggaaaaaaatgagaatgagaattTGGATGAGATTAAAACCAACCTTTCAAAGCCTCTAGATGTCCACCAGATCCTAATAGGAAATCAAGATCCTCCACTACTTCCTGTAGAAATCCCCGATATTCACCCGCTTCTGGCCTGCATTGAtcctcttggccaagaggagCAGCCTGGTTCTGAAAATGCCAATCTAAGAAATAAGAGCCTGAGTCTTGAGGACCAAGGGATATTTGAAAATGGGATTGAGTCTAGCAGTGATTTGGCAGACATCACTACATGGGTGGAGGATACTTACCTCCCCCCGATCTTCAGTTCCTTACAAGATCTTGACCAACCTGAAAGTCCCTCAGCAAAGAAAGCCAAAGATACCAGTGCCATCAAGGTAAATCAGGTGCAGGAAAAGTCATGTGTCATAAAGGGTCACTCTGATCAAGTCAGGAAGAACAAGCATAAAGCTTCCGAGCCTATCCAGGGTGCTCCCAAGGCCAAAATCCAGCCAAAGAACCCAGAGTGCCTATTAGAGAGAGAAGTGGTTGTTGGCAGTGCTACAGTCAGTAACAGCGCTTCTGTGAACAAGGCCAAGCATTCTAGCAACAAACCTCACAAGGCTGCATCCAGCAGGATCAGCAAAACTAAGAGCCATGGGCAGGAAAAGACCAAAGGGAACAGAAAGAACAGCTCCAAGAAATCTGAAGAGAGTAAGCAGTCAGGGAAAAAAGTCAAGGTAGAAGAGAAGCAAACCATTCCCAATATGAAACGGAAGAAAAATCAACCTGAGCTTAGCCAAAAGACCCTTAAAAAGCCCCGAAGCTCCCTAGGCATGCACATGCTAGAGTCCGTGCAAGTTTTCCATGCACTCGGGAAAAAGATCGATATGAAAACTGGATTCTCTTCCTCCAGGACCCTGGGAAGCTCAAGCAACACCCAAAACCGCCAGCCATTCCCAGCTCTCAAACCATGGCTGGATATCCAACATGAGGGTAAAGGCCCGGAGAAAATTCAAGTCAAGGCCCAGAAACTAGATGGTAGTGCTGAAAAAGAGTGTACATCTCCATCCCACTCTGAGTTGCCACCACCTGGGAAGGTCAAGTTGATACCTTTGCCCTTTCTGACCCTGGACCAACCTCAAGCTCGACATGTTTCTCGGCGGCCAAACCCTCTAGCCTCACGTAGGCCTGCTGTGGCTTACCCTGCTCGACCTGATTCTACTAACTCAGCTCAATCGAATGCAGTCAATCCATCCCGACCAGCTCCTACCAACACATCTTTGACAGGTCCTGCCACACCAGCTCAGCCAATTTCAGCCAAAGCAACCCAACCCAGTTCAGCCAACCCTACCCAGCCTACTGTCCCTCAATCTGCTGCTTCTAGGCCATCAGCCTACAAAACATCATCTTGTTCTTCTCTGCAGCGGGAGCCTGTTTCCACTGCTGTGACCAGTCTCCGGTCACTGCCCAAGCCTCAAAATCAATTTCTAATCCAAGACTTCAGCCTCCAACCCCGTCCATGGAGGAAACCCACTGTTCCTGAGCCAGTAATGTCAACGCCCATCACAGAAGAGCAGAGGCCAGAGCGTGAGGCCATGAAGAGAAAGGCTCAACAAGAGCGTGAGAATGCTGCCAAATACACCTCTTTGGGGAAAGTGCAGTTTTTCATTGAAAGGGAAAGAGATATGGAAATTGCTGAATACTATGGCTACACAATCTAA
- the C2orf78 gene encoding uncharacterized protein C2orf78 isoform X1 has product MVMVLKEVQPTNVLPPVSTSGMYYSVSSQPITETSVQVMETSLGMDTSLGLQSPSQTFCLPQTPEFSKSFSSRNTQTLESNPSPELGDISITPVQSPTNLLTLSPAPSQEKNENENLDEIKTNLSKPLDVHQILIGNQDPPLLPVEIPDIHPLLACIDPLGQEEQPGSENANLRNKSLSLEDQGIFENGIESSSDLADITTWVEDTYLPPIFSSLQDLDQPESPSAKKAKDTSAIKVNQVQEKSCVIKGHSDQVRKNKHKASEPIQGAPKAKIQPKNPECLLEREVVVGSATVSNSASVNKAKHSSNKPHKAASSRISKTKSHGQEKTKGNRKNSSKKSEESKQSGKKVKVEEKQTIPNMKRKKNQPELSQKTLKKPRSSLGMHMLESVQVFHALGKKIDMKTGFSSSRTLGSSSNTQNRQPFPALKPWLDIQHEGKGPEKIQVKAQKLDGSAEKECTSPSHSELPPPGKVKLIPLPFLTLDQPQARHVSRRPNPLASRRPAVAYPARPDSTNSAQSNAVNPSRPAPTNTSLTGPATPAQPISAKATQPSSANPTQPTVPQSAASRPSAYKTSSCSSLQREPVSTAVTSLRSLPKPQNQFLIQDFSLQPRPWRKPTVPEPVMSTPITEEQRPEREAMKRKAQQERENAAKYTSLGKVQFFIERERDMEIAEYYGYTI; this is encoded by the exons ATGGTGATGGTGCTGAAGGAGGTTCAGCCCACAAATGTCCTACCACCAGTCTCTACTTCTGGGATGTATTACTCTGTGTCTTCTCAACCCATCACAGAAACCAGTGTTCAAG TGATGGAAACTTCCCTGGGGATGGATACTTCCCTGGGATTGCAATCTCCAAGCCAGACATTTTGTCTGCCACAAACTCCAGAATTCTCCAAGTCCTTCAGTAGCAGAAATACCCAGACACTTGAGAGTAACCCATCACCTGAGCTTGGGGACATTTCAATAACTCCAGTCCAGAGTCCTACTAATCTCTTGACACTGTCTCCAGCTCCAagccaggaaaaaaatgagaatgagaattTGGATGAGATTAAAACCAACCTTTCAAAGCCTCTAGATGTCCACCAGATCCTAATAGGAAATCAAGATCCTCCACTACTTCCTGTAGAAATCCCCGATATTCACCCGCTTCTGGCCTGCATTGAtcctcttggccaagaggagCAGCCTGGTTCTGAAAATGCCAATCTAAGAAATAAGAGCCTGAGTCTTGAGGACCAAGGGATATTTGAAAATGGGATTGAGTCTAGCAGTGATTTGGCAGACATCACTACATGGGTGGAGGATACTTACCTCCCCCCGATCTTCAGTTCCTTACAAGATCTTGACCAACCTGAAAGTCCCTCAGCAAAGAAAGCCAAAGATACCAGTGCCATCAAGGTAAATCAGGTGCAGGAAAAGTCATGTGTCATAAAGGGTCACTCTGATCAAGTCAGGAAGAACAAGCATAAAGCTTCCGAGCCTATCCAGGGTGCTCCCAAGGCCAAAATCCAGCCAAAGAACCCAGAGTGCCTATTAGAGAGAGAAGTGGTTGTTGGCAGTGCTACAGTCAGTAACAGCGCTTCTGTGAACAAGGCCAAGCATTCTAGCAACAAACCTCACAAGGCTGCATCCAGCAGGATCAGCAAAACTAAGAGCCATGGGCAGGAAAAGACCAAAGGGAACAGAAAGAACAGCTCCAAGAAATCTGAAGAGAGTAAGCAGTCAGGGAAAAAAGTCAAGGTAGAAGAGAAGCAAACCATTCCCAATATGAAACGGAAGAAAAATCAACCTGAGCTTAGCCAAAAGACCCTTAAAAAGCCCCGAAGCTCCCTAGGCATGCACATGCTAGAGTCCGTGCAAGTTTTCCATGCACTCGGGAAAAAGATCGATATGAAAACTGGATTCTCTTCCTCCAGGACCCTGGGAAGCTCAAGCAACACCCAAAACCGCCAGCCATTCCCAGCTCTCAAACCATGGCTGGATATCCAACATGAGGGTAAAGGCCCGGAGAAAATTCAAGTCAAGGCCCAGAAACTAGATGGTAGTGCTGAAAAAGAGTGTACATCTCCATCCCACTCTGAGTTGCCACCACCTGGGAAGGTCAAGTTGATACCTTTGCCCTTTCTGACCCTGGACCAACCTCAAGCTCGACATGTTTCTCGGCGGCCAAACCCTCTAGCCTCACGTAGGCCTGCTGTGGCTTACCCTGCTCGACCTGATTCTACTAACTCAGCTCAATCGAATGCAGTCAATCCATCCCGACCAGCTCCTACCAACACATCTTTGACAGGTCCTGCCACACCAGCTCAGCCAATTTCAGCCAAAGCAACCCAACCCAGTTCAGCCAACCCTACCCAGCCTACTGTCCCTCAATCTGCTGCTTCTAGGCCATCAGCCTACAAAACATCATCTTGTTCTTCTCTGCAGCGGGAGCCTGTTTCCACTGCTGTGACCAGTCTCCGGTCACTGCCCAAGCCTCAAAATCAATTTCTAATCCAAGACTTCAGCCTCCAACCCCGTCCATGGAGGAAACCCACTGTTCCTGAGCCAGTAATGTCAACGCCCATCACAGAAGAGCAGAGGCCAGAGCGTGAGGCCATGAAGAGAAAGGCTCAACAAGAGCGTGAGAATGCTGCCAAATACACCTCTTTGGGGAAAGTGCAGTTTTTCATTGAAAGGGAAAGAGATATGGAAATTGCTGAATACTATGGCTACACAATCTAA